The DNA region GTCATCAGGTAAACGCAGACCCCAGCCTAAAATACCCTGTTTGTGCTCATTATTGAGCTTAATACAGATAAAAGCTGCAGATAATCCCAGCAGCGTTAAACTTGTCATCAGGCATTCTGCCCGGGCACGACTTTAGCCCTTCCTTTTGACTAGATATAGATTTGAGATCATGAAAAATATTGCCATTATCGGTGCCAGTGGCTACACCGGAGCCCAGATAACCGCGTTGATTGAAAATGACCCCGGGCTCAGTGTGCAGGGATTGTATGTTTCTGAAAATAGCCTCGACAAAGGCAAAGCGTTAGCTGACCTTTATCCAGTATATCAACACATTCCCTATGTCTTGCAGCCGCTAACTGCAGCCGCTAAAGCGCAGATCGTTGCCGAATCCGCTGCGGTGGTGCTAGCAACGGAACATGCCGTCAGTCTGGAACTGGCCGCATGGTTCTACCAGCAAGGGCTGAGCGTGTTTGACCTCAGTGGCGCCTATCGTTTTGCTGACGCTGCGCAATACCCTAAATGGTATGGCTTTGAACACACACAGCCTGAAGTATTAGCGCAGGCGGTTTACGGTTTGGCTGAGTGGAATGCTGACAAGATTGCCGCGACACGCATGATTGCGGTGCCTGGCTGTTATCCAACCGCATCCTTATTAGCGTTGAAACCCGTGAAATCTCTGCTCACCGCTAATTGGCCGGTGATCAATGCCGTCAGTGGGGTGACGGGTGCCGGCCGCAAGGCGCAGTTACATACCAGTTTTTGCGAAGTAAGCCTGACGCCTTATGGTGTGCTCGGCCATCGCCATCAACCAGAAATTGCCACTCATCTGGGGCAGCAAGTAATTTTTACGCCGCATCTGGGCAATTTTAAGCGGGGCATTCTGGCAACCATTACCGCGCAACTGCAGCCTGGAACCACCACTGAACAAGTAGCTCAGGCCTATAGCATTTACGATGATTCACCGCTGGTAAAGGTCAACCATAATCGCTTCCCGAAAGTTGATGATGTGGTGTTGACACCTAACTGCCATATCGGCTGGAAGTTTGATGAGGCGAGTGGTTATCTAGTGGTAGCGAGTGCTATCGACAATTTGATGAAAGGTGCTGCTAGCCAGGCGCTGCAGTGCATAAAGATTCATTTTAATCTTTGATTTAATCGACCCTTGAGGCATTTTGAGAGTTTTCTTTATGAGCACAAATGACAGTGTGTTGGTTCTGAAAGTCGGTGGCGCGTTGATGCAGTGCGAGATGGGCATGGCACGACTGATGGAAACGGCTGCCAAGATGTTGTCCCAGGGACAGAAAGTGGTACTGGTTCACGGCGGCGGCTATTTGGTGGACGAACAGTTACAGGTGAATGGCATGGAAACCGTTAAGTTGGACGGCTTGCGTGTCACCCCTGCTGAGCAAATGCCCATCGTTGTTGGAGCTTTAGCTGGCACCTCTAACAAAATTTTGCAAGCTGCCGCGGTAAAAGCCGGGATTGTGGCCGTGGGCATGAGTCTGGCAGACGGTCATCTGGTGGATGCACGTATTAAAGATGAACGCCTTGGCTTGGTGGGCGAAGTGTCACCTAAAGATGGTACATATATCAATTTTGTGCTGGCACAAGGTTGGATGCCAATCGTCAGTTCTATCGCTGTGTCAACAAGCGGCGATTTGCTGAACGTGAATGCTGATGAAGCCGCTACCGTACTGGCAAAACTCGTGGGCGGTAAGCTGGTATTGCTATCTGACGTATCTGGCGTCTTGGACGGTAAAGGCCAGTTAATTCCACAACTGAATCGCGAACAGATCCAACAGCTGGTAAAGCAGGGCGTTATCGAAAAAGGCATGAAAGTTAAAGTAGAAGCTGCGCTAGATGTGGCGGAGCAGATGGGGCAACCGGTACAGGTAGCCTCATGGCGGGATGCAGCCCAGTTGGCTGCCCTTGCCCGGGGAGAGAACATCGGAACCCAAATTCAACCGTAAGTAAGGATTAGTTATGAAGCACCTGTTGTCCCTTAAAGACCTGAGCCAATCGCAACTGTTGGCATTGCTGGATCTCGCCGTAAAGATCAAGGCCAGCCCAGCCGAATACCGTCATGCACTCGATGGCAAGAGTGTGGTGATGCTGTTCGAAAAGCCCTCATTGCGTACCCGAGTAAGCTTTGATATCGGTATCAACAAGCTCGGTGGTCACTGTGTCTACATGGATCAGCAAAATGGTGCTTTAGGTAAACGGGAATCCGTGCGTGACTTTGCTGGCAACATTTCACAATGGGCGGATGCCATTGTCGCGCGGACCTTCAGCCATGTGACGGTGGAAGATCTGGCTGAATACGCCACAGTGCCAGTGATTAACGCCTTGTCGGATCTGTATCACCCCTGTCAGGTGCTGGCCGATTTTCTGACCCTCAAGGAAGCCACTGGCAGTCTGCAAGGGCTAAAACTGGCTTACATTGGTGATGGTAACAATGTGACTAACTCTCTGATGCTGGGGGCCGCAATCCTTGGTGCTCAGATGACGGTCATCTGTCCAGAAGGGCATTTCCCTGACGGTTTTGCTGTGACTCAAGCGCAGCAATTGGCGGCAGTTCACGGCGGCAGTTTATTGCTAACACCGGATGTGAGTGCACTCGAAGGCGCAGATGCGGTCTACACTGATACATGGATCTCCATGGGTGACAGCACCAAATTGTCAGATATTGCCGTCAAGTTTGCGCAATATCAGGTGTCAAAAGAACTGATGGAAAAATATAAGGTCAAGTATTTCATGCATTGCTTGCCCGCTCACAGAGGGGTAGAGGTGACGGATGAAGTCATGGACGGTGAAGGTTCGTTGATCCTGCAGCAGGCACAAAACCGGATGCACGCCCAAAATGCGGTACTTGTTACTCTGTTAAGTTGATGGCCAACGGCCTTTTAATCCAGGAAATATAAGATGTCTATTGCACAGAAAAACACTCAAGTGAAAAAAGTGGTGCTGGCTTACTCTGGTGGTTTGGACACCTCGGCCATCATCCCATGGCTGAAAGAAAACTATAATAACTGCGAAATTGTGGCCTTTTGTGCCGATATCGGTCAGGACCCAGCAGAGCTGGTGGGCTTGACTGAAAAGGCGCTGGCATCAGGCGCATCTGAGTGCCATATCGTCGATTTGAAAGAAGAATTTGTTAAAGATTACATCTACCCAACCATCGCCACAGGTGCCATTTACGAAGGAACTTATCTACTGGGTACTTCTATGGCGCGCCCCATTATCGCTAAGGCGCAGGTTGAAGTTGCCCGTAAAGTAGGTGCTGATGCGCTGGCGCACGGTTGTACCGGTAAAGGTAACGACCAGGTGCGGTTTGAAGGCTGTTTTGCTGCTTTGGCGCCGGATCTGAAAGTGATTGCCCCGTGGCGGGAATGGACCATGCAGAGTCGTGAAGACCTGCTGGCCTATCTGGCGGAACGCCATATCAAAACTACCGCGTCAGCAACCAAGATCTATAGCCGTGACGCTAACGCTTGGCACATCTCTACCGAAGGCGGTGAGCTGGAAAGCCCATGGAACGAGCCTAGCAAAGCAGTGTGGACTTGGACCGTTGAACCAGAAGACGCCCCAGATGCACCTGAATATGTCACTGTAGAAGTGAAAGATTGCCGTGTGACCGCGGTTAATGGTGAACAATTAGCACCTTATGCCGCCTTGGTGAAGCTCAACGAAATCGCTGCGGCTCATGGTGTTGGCCGTGTCGATATCACCGAAAACCGGCTGGTGGGCATGAAATCTCGTGGCTGCTATGAAACACCCGGCGGCACTGTGATGATGGCCGCGTTGCGTGCTGTCGAAGAGTTGGTACTGGACAAGACCAGTCGCGCCTGGCGTGAACAAGTTGCGGCGCAGATGGCGCACCTGGTGTATGACGGCCGCTGGTTTACCCCGCTGTGTGGTTCGCTGCTAGCCGCTTCTGAAGCGCTGGCGAAAGATGTTAACGGCGAAGTGGTGATCAAGCTTTATAAAGGTCAGGCGACTCCAGTGAAAAAACGCTCGCCTAACAGCCTCTACTCAGAAGCATTTGCCACCTTTGGTGAAGATACTGTGTACGACCAGAAACATGCAGAAGGCTTTATCCGTTTGTATTCTCTGGCAAGCCGTATTCGCGCCATCAACAGCAATAAGTAAGTCTGTGATTTATGGGGCGCTCAGGCGCCCCTTTGTTTATCAGCAACAGAGGAATTTCAACATGGCATTATGGGGCGGCCGTTTCAGTGGCCCGAGCAGCGAACTTTTCCAACTCTTCAACGACTCATTGCCGGTAGATTATCGTCTGGTAGAACAGGACATTCAGGGCTCAGTCGCTTGGGCGGCAGCCATTGCCAAAGCTGGCGTGTTGACTGAGGCGGAACTGGCGTCATTGCAACAAGCACTACAGGAATTGCTCGTTGAAGTAAAAGATCAGCCACAGCTGATCCTGAGTTCCGGCGCTGAAGATATTCACAGCTTTGTGGAACAAAAGCTGATCGAAAAAGTGGGCGATCTCGGCAAAAAACTACATACCGGACGTTCCCGCAATGATCAGGTCGCCACTGATCTCAAACTGTGGTGTAAAGAAGAAGGTGAGCATTTACTTACCTTACTGGTACAGTTAAAACAGGCCATGCTGGCGCTTGCTGAGCGCGAGCTGGATGCGGTGATGCCAGGATACACCCACCTGCAACGGGCGCAGCCGATCACTATGGGGCATTGGGCCTTGGCCTATGTGGAGATGTTTGAGCGTGACCTCAGCCGCTTGCAAGATACCATGACTCGCCTTAACACTTGCCCATTAGGCAGTGGTGCACTGGCTGGCACAGCTTACCCGGTTGACCGTAAAGCCTTGGCGCTAAGCTTGGGGTTTGCTGCCCCGACACTGAACAGTCTCGACAGCGTCTCTGATCGTGACCATGTGGTGGAGCTGTGCAGTGATGCCGCTATCAGCATGATGCACCTTAGCCGGATGGCGGAAGATATGATTTTCTTCAATTCCGGCGAAGCAAATTTCATTGAGTTGGCTGATAACGTCACCTCGGGTTCGTCCTTGATGCCGCAGAAGAAAAACCCGGATGCACTGGAGTTGATCCGCGGTAAAACCGGCCGGGTGTATGGTTCTTTGACCGGTATTCTGACCACTATGAAAGCGTTACCGCTGGCATACAATAAAGACATGCAGGAAGACAAAGAAGGCTTGTTCGACGTGATGGACAGCTGGAGTTTGTGTCTGAAGATGGCAGCCTTGGTGCTGGAAGGTGTAAAAGTAAACCGTAATCGTGCTTTGCAGGCCGCCCAGCAGGGCTACGCTAATGCCACCGAATTGGCCGATTACTTGGTCTCTAAAGGCATGCCATTCCGTGAAGCACACCATGTGGTGGGGGAAGTGGTGTTAAAAGCGATTGCCGAAGGTAAACCGATAGAACAGTTGCCGTTGGCGACTTTACAGTCCTATGCCGCAGTAATTGCCGAAGATGTTTATCCCAATCTCACCATTGAAGCGTGTCTCGATAAACGGAATGTACTTGGCGGTACTGCCGTAGCGCAGATCCAGGCCGCATTGGCTGCCAAGAAATACTAATCAGTCAGCGCCATAAAAAACGCGCCTTTTCGGCGCGTTTTTTATGGGCGGTTACTCGAAAAATTAATGAAACAGTTCTTCTGACGATTTGCCTGAGTCGAGGAAGATATTGCCATCTTCCGTACTGTCATTGGCATATTCTTTAGGCTCAGTTCCTTGAATAAAGTATTCAAAGTCACTGGTGTAGTCATTTTTGCGGGATAACTTGCCGGTCGCCAGATCAATACGCACGGAAACAATCCCTGGCGGCGGGGTTATGGAAATCTCTGGGGTGCCCTCTAACGCATCGTGCATAAACTCATTCCAAGCGGGGCCAGCGGTTTTGGCACCGGATTCGGCACCAGAGATCTGATCTTTGGCACCGTTTGGATTCCAGGCCACACGCCCTAATTGGCGGCTGTGGTCATCAAATCCAACCCAGGCAGTGGTCACCAGACTAGGATTAAAACCGCTGAACCAAGTATCGCGCGATTCATTGGTTGTCCCGGTCTTACCCGCAATATCATGGCGTTTGATGACGCGTGCGGCCCGCCAAGCAGTACCATTCCAGCCAGTACCATGATTCCAGTCACCGCCACCCCAGATCACGCTCTTGAGCGCATCGGTGATCAAAAATGCGATCTGTTTCGATATCACGCGTTTAGCATGCCGTGCCTGAGGATTGTCACAAGTGTAAGGCAAATTATTAGCGCTATTGGTGACGGGCACAGGATTGTCCGCCGCTTGTTCCAGCGTGGTGACTGTGGCTGCGGCAGGTGCCGCAGCTAAACTTTCGGGCTCAATTGTTGATACTGGTGTATCACAGGCTAGAGTGGGTTCGGCATGTTCTATGGTCTTACCGTAAGCATCTTCTACCTTGTCGATAAAATAAGGTTCCAGCAGTAATCCGCCGTTAGCAAAGCTAGAAAAGGCAGTCACCACTTGCAAAGGTGTGACAGACGGTGAACCCAGCGCCAGCGACTCATTACGGTTCAGATCACTTGGATCAAAACCAAACTGGCTCAGTTTATCGACAGCCGCATCCAATCCAATATAACGCAATGTTCTTACTGCCATCACGTTCACCGACTGTGCTA from Shewanella dokdonensis includes:
- the argH gene encoding argininosuccinate lyase, coding for MALWGGRFSGPSSELFQLFNDSLPVDYRLVEQDIQGSVAWAAAIAKAGVLTEAELASLQQALQELLVEVKDQPQLILSSGAEDIHSFVEQKLIEKVGDLGKKLHTGRSRNDQVATDLKLWCKEEGEHLLTLLVQLKQAMLALAERELDAVMPGYTHLQRAQPITMGHWALAYVEMFERDLSRLQDTMTRLNTCPLGSGALAGTAYPVDRKALALSLGFAAPTLNSLDSVSDRDHVVELCSDAAISMMHLSRMAEDMIFFNSGEANFIELADNVTSGSSLMPQKKNPDALELIRGKTGRVYGSLTGILTTMKALPLAYNKDMQEDKEGLFDVMDSWSLCLKMAALVLEGVKVNRNRALQAAQQGYANATELADYLVSKGMPFREAHHVVGEVVLKAIAEGKPIEQLPLATLQSYAAVIAEDVYPNLTIEACLDKRNVLGGTAVAQIQAALAAKKY
- a CDS encoding ornithine carbamoyltransferase, which gives rise to MKHLLSLKDLSQSQLLALLDLAVKIKASPAEYRHALDGKSVVMLFEKPSLRTRVSFDIGINKLGGHCVYMDQQNGALGKRESVRDFAGNISQWADAIVARTFSHVTVEDLAEYATVPVINALSDLYHPCQVLADFLTLKEATGSLQGLKLAYIGDGNNVTNSLMLGAAILGAQMTVICPEGHFPDGFAVTQAQQLAAVHGGSLLLTPDVSALEGADAVYTDTWISMGDSTKLSDIAVKFAQYQVSKELMEKYKVKYFMHCLPAHRGVEVTDEVMDGEGSLILQQAQNRMHAQNAVLVTLLS
- the argB gene encoding acetylglutamate kinase, coding for MSTNDSVLVLKVGGALMQCEMGMARLMETAAKMLSQGQKVVLVHGGGYLVDEQLQVNGMETVKLDGLRVTPAEQMPIVVGALAGTSNKILQAAAVKAGIVAVGMSLADGHLVDARIKDERLGLVGEVSPKDGTYINFVLAQGWMPIVSSIAVSTSGDLLNVNADEAATVLAKLVGGKLVLLSDVSGVLDGKGQLIPQLNREQIQQLVKQGVIEKGMKVKVEAALDVAEQMGQPVQVASWRDAAQLAALARGENIGTQIQP
- a CDS encoding argininosuccinate synthase — protein: MSIAQKNTQVKKVVLAYSGGLDTSAIIPWLKENYNNCEIVAFCADIGQDPAELVGLTEKALASGASECHIVDLKEEFVKDYIYPTIATGAIYEGTYLLGTSMARPIIAKAQVEVARKVGADALAHGCTGKGNDQVRFEGCFAALAPDLKVIAPWREWTMQSREDLLAYLAERHIKTTASATKIYSRDANAWHISTEGGELESPWNEPSKAVWTWTVEPEDAPDAPEYVTVEVKDCRVTAVNGEQLAPYAALVKLNEIAAAHGVGRVDITENRLVGMKSRGCYETPGGTVMMAALRAVEELVLDKTSRAWREQVAAQMAHLVYDGRWFTPLCGSLLAASEALAKDVNGEVVIKLYKGQATPVKKRSPNSLYSEAFATFGEDTVYDQKHAEGFIRLYSLASRIRAINSNK
- the argC gene encoding N-acetyl-gamma-glutamyl-phosphate reductase; translation: MKNIAIIGASGYTGAQITALIENDPGLSVQGLYVSENSLDKGKALADLYPVYQHIPYVLQPLTAAAKAQIVAESAAVVLATEHAVSLELAAWFYQQGLSVFDLSGAYRFADAAQYPKWYGFEHTQPEVLAQAVYGLAEWNADKIAATRMIAVPGCYPTASLLALKPVKSLLTANWPVINAVSGVTGAGRKAQLHTSFCEVSLTPYGVLGHRHQPEIATHLGQQVIFTPHLGNFKRGILATITAQLQPGTTTEQVAQAYSIYDDSPLVKVNHNRFPKVDDVVLTPNCHIGWKFDEASGYLVVASAIDNLMKGAASQALQCIKIHFNL